The following are encoded together in the Rhizobium tumorigenes genome:
- a CDS encoding ROK family transcriptional regulator, protein MSSVEDPASTLPSSYNLEASGGANQVRVRAYNERLVLSLVRRHGALSKADIARRTGLSAQTVSVIMRVLEKEGLLLRDEPVRGRVGQPSTPMRLNADAVLSFGVKIGRRSADLVLMDFVGTIRKQLHQTYAYPLPHEIIEFVTRGIRQIEGEMSAKERGNIAGIGIAAPFELWSWAEEVGAPDGAMEVWRGFDLQIEVGARVSHPVYLQNDATSACGAELVFGAGARYPDFVYMFIGSFIGGGIVLNSSIFVGRTGTAGAIGPLPVRDRHGETRQLLKIASIFVLENLLREHGIDPQPLWYSANDWIDFGPPLEIWIQDTAAALAQAIVAAASIIDFSAAVIDGGFPDWVRQRVVQATIKAAAELDLQGVVMPEIVEGSVGTQARAIGGASLPIFARYLIDQNILFKEIDNAEAH, encoded by the coding sequence TCGTGCGCCGCCACGGAGCACTTTCGAAGGCCGACATCGCCCGTCGGACAGGTTTGTCGGCCCAGACCGTATCGGTGATCATGCGGGTGCTGGAAAAGGAAGGCCTGCTCTTGCGCGACGAGCCGGTACGCGGCCGTGTCGGCCAGCCTTCGACGCCGATGCGTCTCAACGCCGATGCCGTCCTCTCCTTCGGCGTCAAGATCGGCCGGCGCAGCGCCGATCTCGTGTTGATGGATTTCGTCGGCACCATCCGCAAACAACTCCACCAGACCTATGCCTATCCGCTGCCGCACGAGATCATCGAGTTCGTCACGCGCGGTATCCGCCAGATCGAAGGCGAGATGAGCGCCAAGGAACGCGGCAATATCGCCGGGATCGGCATAGCCGCACCCTTTGAACTCTGGAGCTGGGCCGAAGAAGTCGGGGCTCCCGATGGTGCGATGGAGGTCTGGCGCGGCTTCGACCTGCAGATCGAGGTCGGCGCGCGCGTGTCGCATCCGGTCTATCTGCAGAACGATGCCACCAGTGCCTGTGGAGCGGAACTGGTTTTCGGCGCCGGCGCCCGCTATCCGGATTTCGTCTACATGTTCATCGGCTCGTTCATCGGCGGCGGTATCGTCCTCAATTCTTCGATTTTCGTCGGTCGTACCGGCACAGCCGGCGCCATCGGACCGCTGCCCGTGCGCGATCGCCACGGGGAGACACGCCAACTGCTGAAGATTGCTTCGATCTTCGTGCTCGAAAATCTCCTGCGCGAGCATGGCATAGATCCGCAGCCGCTGTGGTATTCCGCCAACGACTGGATCGATTTCGGGCCGCCGCTCGAGATATGGATCCAGGATACGGCTGCAGCCCTGGCGCAGGCCATCGTCGCGGCGGCATCGATTATCGATTTCAGTGCTGCGGTGATCGACGGCGGGTTCCCCGATTGGGTCCGCCAGCGCGTTGTACAGGCCACCATCAAGGCTGCTGCCGAACTCGACCTGCAGGGCGTCGTGATGCCCGAAATCGTCGAGGGGTCGGTCGGCACCCAGGCACGCGCCATCGGTGGCGCCAGTCTGCCGATCTTCGCCCGCTATCTCATAGACCAGAACATTCTCTTCAAGGAAATTGACAATGCTGAAGCACATTGA
- a CDS encoding RbsD/FucU family protein produces the protein MLKHIDPLLSPELLFALRAMGHGDEIALVDGNYPGLTDARRLIRLDGHGVIAVLNAVLSVLPIDEFVDEAIFRATVKQDRDTLDPVHREMVECCARHVPDIKVVPLLPADFYARVKGAHALIQTSEPRLYGNIILRKGVIYPA, from the coding sequence ATGCTGAAGCACATTGACCCGCTGCTGAGCCCGGAACTTCTCTTCGCCCTCAGGGCCATGGGACATGGCGACGAAATCGCGCTGGTGGATGGTAACTATCCCGGCCTGACCGACGCCCGCCGCCTTATACGCCTCGATGGTCATGGCGTGATTGCCGTGCTGAATGCTGTTCTGAGCGTCCTGCCGATAGACGAATTCGTCGACGAAGCCATCTTCCGCGCCACCGTCAAGCAGGACCGCGACACCCTCGATCCAGTCCACCGGGAGATGGTCGAATGCTGCGCCCGGCACGTCCCGGACATCAAGGTCGTGCCATTGCTGCCCGCCGATTTCTACGCCCGCGTCAAAGGCGCCCACGCCCTTATTCAGACGAGCGAACCCCGGCTCTACGGCAATATCATCCTGCGCAAAGGCGTTATTTACCCGGCTTAA
- a CDS encoding VOC family protein — MTLPVLRVARPTDDIARLRPFYEAGLGFEVLVAFEGHNGFDGLVLGHPHWPYHLEFTHHRGHTVGRAPTEDNLLVLYLPDEAEWRAAVDRMEAAGCVAVMSYNDYWDVQGKTFEDPDGYRVVLQQAAWSR; from the coding sequence ATGACCCTCCCTGTCCTGCGTGTCGCAAGACCGACGGACGACATCGCCCGGCTCCGCCCCTTCTACGAGGCGGGGCTGGGATTTGAGGTTCTCGTTGCCTTCGAGGGTCACAACGGCTTCGACGGGCTGGTCCTAGGTCACCCGCACTGGCCCTATCACCTGGAATTCACGCATCACCGCGGCCACACTGTCGGCCGGGCTCCGACGGAGGATAACCTGCTGGTGTTATACCTGCCGGATGAGGCGGAGTGGCGGGCTGCCGTGGATCGCATGGAAGCCGCAGGATGCGTGGCGGTTATGTCGTACAACGACTATTGGGACGTGCAGGGAAAGACCTTCGAGGATCCGGATGGCTACCGCGTCGTGCTGCAGCAGGCCGCCTGGAGCCGATGA
- the pgi gene encoding glucose-6-phosphate isomerase, producing the protein MQAIVEQLKSTAAATNATDIRAAFAADSGRFSRYTASLDDLLMDYSKTAVNDEIMALLLKLAAEGGVEKKRDEMFSGAPINFTEGRAVLHTALRNRSNTPVMVDGKDVMPDVNGVLAAMGKFADGIRSGTIKGATGKAITDVINIGIGGSDLGPVMATLALAPFHDGPKSHFVSNIDSAHIADILKLVQPETTLFIVASKTFTTIETMTNAQTARDFISKALGEAAVEHHFCAVSTALDKVATFGIDSARVFGFWDWVGGRYSIWSAIGLPLMIAVGPENFGKFLDGAHAMDNHFRTAPIEKNLPVLLGLIGYYDRNVLGYATRAILPYDQRLSRFPAYLQQLDMESNGKGVTIDGTPVEGNSGPVVWGEPGTNGQHAFYQLIHQGTSVIPAEFMIAANSFEPELRHQHQLLIANVLAQSEALMKGRTFEEAKKQLTDKGMEDKKADFIAPHRVFTGNRPSITFVYDQLTPFALGRLIALYEHRVFVEGVLFRINSFDQWGVELGKELATGLLPVVEGKESAEGHDSSTIGLVAALKARAKS; encoded by the coding sequence ATGCAAGCGATCGTCGAACAATTGAAGAGCACGGCTGCGGCCACCAATGCCACCGACATTCGCGCGGCATTCGCCGCCGATAGCGGCCGTTTCTCCCGCTACACCGCTTCGCTGGACGACCTGCTGATGGATTACTCCAAGACGGCGGTCAACGACGAGATTATGGCGCTGCTGCTGAAGCTTGCCGCAGAGGGTGGCGTCGAGAAAAAGCGCGACGAGATGTTTTCGGGCGCGCCGATCAATTTCACCGAGGGACGCGCCGTGCTGCACACCGCGCTCCGTAACCGCTCGAACACGCCGGTGATGGTCGACGGCAAGGATGTCATGCCTGACGTCAACGGCGTGCTGGCAGCGATGGGCAAGTTTGCCGACGGTATCCGCTCCGGCACCATCAAGGGCGCTACCGGCAAGGCGATCACCGACGTCATCAACATCGGCATCGGCGGCTCGGACCTCGGCCCGGTCATGGCGACGCTGGCGCTGGCGCCTTTCCACGATGGCCCGAAATCGCATTTCGTCTCCAACATCGACAGCGCCCATATCGCCGACATCCTGAAACTGGTTCAGCCGGAAACCACGCTGTTCATCGTCGCCTCGAAGACCTTCACGACCATCGAGACGATGACCAATGCGCAGACCGCGCGCGACTTCATTTCCAAGGCACTCGGCGAAGCGGCCGTGGAGCATCACTTCTGCGCAGTCTCGACAGCGCTCGACAAGGTCGCGACCTTTGGCATCGACAGCGCCCGCGTCTTCGGCTTCTGGGACTGGGTTGGCGGACGCTACTCGATCTGGTCGGCCATCGGCCTGCCGCTGATGATTGCCGTCGGTCCTGAAAATTTCGGCAAGTTTCTCGATGGCGCGCATGCGATGGACAACCATTTCCGCACGGCACCGATCGAGAAGAACCTGCCGGTGCTGCTGGGCCTCATTGGATACTACGACCGCAATGTGCTCGGCTATGCGACGCGCGCCATCCTTCCCTATGACCAGCGCCTGTCGCGTTTTCCGGCCTACTTGCAGCAGCTTGACATGGAATCGAACGGCAAGGGCGTCACCATCGACGGCACCCCGGTCGAGGGCAATTCCGGCCCGGTCGTCTGGGGCGAGCCTGGGACCAACGGCCAGCACGCTTTCTACCAGCTGATCCATCAGGGCACGAGCGTCATCCCGGCGGAGTTCATGATTGCCGCCAACTCCTTCGAGCCGGAACTGCGCCACCAGCACCAGCTGCTGATCGCCAACGTTCTTGCCCAGTCGGAAGCGCTGATGAAGGGCCGCACGTTCGAGGAAGCCAAGAAGCAGCTGACCGACAAGGGCATGGAGGACAAGAAGGCCGACTTCATCGCGCCGCACCGCGTCTTTACCGGCAATCGTCCGTCGATCACCTTCGTCTACGACCAGCTGACGCCGTTTGCGCTCGGCCGGCTGATCGCGCTCTACGAACACCGCGTCTTCGTCGAAGGCGTGCTGTTCCGCATCAACTCCTTCGACCAGTGGGGCGTCGAGCTCGGCAAGGAACTGGCGACCGGCCTGCTGCCTGTCGTCGAAGGCAAGGAAAGTGCCGAGGGCCACGATTCCTCGACCATCGGTCTCGTTGCCGCGCTGAAAGCCCGCGCCAAGTCATGA
- a CDS encoding long-chain-fatty-acid--CoA ligase: protein MSEAPTYTGPAQDRIWLASYPDCVPADLPPLEHQSLSELFEDSCARYATRPAFTSMGRAMTYGEMERQTRKIAAWLQSRGFVKGDRVAVMMPNVLQNPVATFGILRAGLIVVNVNPLYTPRELEHQLRDCGAKAIFVLENFAHTVEQVLDRTALRHVVVSSFGEMIGLKGHIVNFIVRHVKKLVPAWSIPSHIAFSKVLAEGEGLKLEPAALTQGDTAFLQYTGGTTGTAKAATLTHANLLANQLQLQLWLNSAYISKPRPEILTFVCALPLYHIFALTVNCLMGVSLGAHNVLIANPRDIPGFIKELGKHRVDIFPALNTLLNALMNNPDFGKLDLSQVSTLAGGMAVQRPIAERWHTLTSAWITEGYGLSETSPVASANRFDSTQFSGTIGLPLSSTDIDIRDDEGHSLPLGTVGEICIRGPQVMAGYWMQPEETARAMTPDGYFRSGDMGFMDPSGYTKIVDRKKDMILVSGFNVYPNEIEEVAAMHAGIVEAAAVGVADEHSGEAVKLFVVRRDPALTEADIRAHCAQYLTNYKRPRFIEFRNELPKSNVGKILRKELRG, encoded by the coding sequence ATGAGCGAGGCGCCCACGTACACCGGACCGGCACAGGATCGGATCTGGCTAGCGTCCTATCCTGATTGCGTGCCGGCAGACCTGCCGCCACTTGAGCATCAGTCGCTGAGCGAACTTTTCGAGGACAGCTGCGCCCGATACGCCACCCGTCCCGCCTTCACCAGCATGGGACGGGCGATGACCTATGGCGAGATGGAGCGGCAGACACGCAAGATCGCCGCATGGCTTCAGAGCCGTGGGTTTGTCAAAGGCGACCGCGTCGCCGTGATGATGCCGAACGTGCTGCAGAACCCGGTCGCGACCTTCGGTATCCTGCGGGCGGGGCTTATCGTCGTCAACGTCAACCCACTCTACACACCTCGCGAACTTGAGCATCAGCTGCGCGACTGCGGCGCCAAGGCCATTTTTGTGCTGGAAAATTTTGCCCATACTGTGGAGCAAGTGCTGGATCGCACCGCGCTTCGCCATGTGGTCGTCAGCTCGTTCGGAGAGATGATCGGCCTCAAGGGTCACATCGTCAATTTCATCGTCCGACATGTCAAGAAGCTGGTGCCGGCCTGGTCCATCCCTTCCCACATAGCGTTTTCGAAGGTGTTGGCCGAAGGCGAAGGTTTGAAGCTGGAACCGGCGGCACTGACGCAAGGCGACACTGCGTTCCTGCAATACACCGGCGGGACGACTGGTACTGCAAAGGCTGCGACGCTCACCCACGCCAATCTACTCGCGAACCAGCTTCAGCTGCAGCTGTGGCTAAACTCGGCGTATATTTCCAAGCCACGGCCGGAGATCCTGACCTTCGTCTGCGCCCTGCCCCTGTACCATATCTTCGCGCTGACGGTGAATTGCCTGATGGGTGTATCGCTTGGCGCACACAACGTGCTGATCGCCAATCCAAGGGACATCCCGGGCTTCATCAAGGAACTGGGCAAGCATCGCGTCGACATCTTCCCGGCTTTGAACACGCTTCTGAATGCGCTGATGAACAATCCGGATTTCGGCAAGCTGGACCTGTCGCAGGTGAGCACGCTTGCCGGCGGCATGGCGGTGCAGCGGCCGATCGCGGAGCGCTGGCATACGCTGACTAGCGCCTGGATCACCGAGGGCTACGGGCTCTCCGAGACCTCTCCGGTGGCCAGCGCCAACCGTTTCGACAGCACACAATTTTCAGGCACCATAGGCCTGCCGCTGTCATCGACCGATATCGATATCCGCGACGACGAAGGCCACTCGCTGCCGCTCGGCACCGTCGGCGAAATCTGCATCCGCGGACCGCAGGTGATGGCCGGCTACTGGATGCAGCCGGAAGAGACTGCGCGGGCGATGACGCCGGATGGCTATTTTCGTTCCGGCGACATGGGTTTCATGGATCCTAGCGGCTATACCAAGATCGTCGATCGCAAGAAGGACATGATCCTCGTTTCGGGCTTCAACGTCTATCCCAACGAGATCGAGGAAGTCGCCGCGATGCATGCAGGGATCGTCGAGGCGGCTGCAGTCGGCGTAGCAGACGAACATTCCGGCGAGGCCGTCAAGCTCTTCGTGGTCCGCCGCGATCCCGCACTCACCGAGGCTGACATCAGGGCCCACTGCGCCCAGTACCTCACCAATTACAAACGCCCACGCTTCATCGAATTCCGCAACGAACTGCCGAAATCGAATGTCGGCAAGATCTTGCGGAAGGAATTGCGGGGGTAG
- a CDS encoding VOC family protein, whose translation MAKMIHSMIRVLDEARSVEFYKKAFGLDVADRIAFETFTLVYLSNRETGFELELTINLQRVEPYAIGEAYGHLAMSVNDIQEEHARFTALGLNPGKITELNRDGTLLALFFFVTDPDGYKIEVLQRHGRYQ comes from the coding sequence ATGGCGAAAATGATTCATTCGATGATCCGCGTGCTCGACGAAGCGAGGTCGGTCGAATTCTACAAGAAAGCCTTCGGCCTAGACGTGGCCGATCGGATTGCGTTCGAGACGTTCACGCTGGTCTATCTCAGCAATCGCGAGACCGGTTTCGAGCTGGAGCTGACAATCAACCTCCAGCGTGTCGAGCCCTATGCCATCGGCGAAGCCTACGGTCACCTGGCGATGTCGGTCAACGACATCCAGGAGGAGCATGCACGCTTCACGGCACTGGGCCTCAACCCCGGCAAGATCACCGAGCTCAATCGCGACGGAACCTTGCTCGCTCTGTTTTTCTTCGTGACCGATCCGGACGGGTACAAGATCGAGGTGCTGCAGCGTCATGGCCGGTATCAGTAA
- a CDS encoding ABC transporter permease, which produces MRLFVANLFRLAALALLLILLFRTEWLTFLLVPLTNYGAPPVYTQNSLALLAANHLELVAISIAGSALLAVLGGIFVTRASGADFLPLTRAIANAGQTFPPVAVLALAVPATGFGMAPTLIALFLYGLLPIFENTVAGLQQVPASLLEAADGMGMSPRQRLFSVELPLAMPLILEGLKVATVINIGTATIGSTVAAKGLGEVIIAGLISDNTAFILQGGLIVGLMAVLIYDAMAQLERLLARRTGLRTA; this is translated from the coding sequence ATGAGGCTCTTCGTCGCCAACCTCTTCAGGCTTGCCGCGCTGGCGCTTCTTCTCATCCTGCTGTTCAGGACGGAGTGGTTGACCTTCCTGCTGGTGCCGCTCACCAACTACGGCGCGCCGCCGGTCTATACGCAGAACAGTCTGGCACTGCTGGCAGCCAACCACCTCGAGCTTGTGGCGATCTCCATTGCCGGCAGCGCGCTACTGGCCGTTCTAGGCGGCATATTCGTGACGCGGGCGAGCGGCGCCGACTTCCTGCCGCTGACGCGGGCCATCGCTAATGCCGGCCAGACCTTTCCGCCCGTCGCCGTGCTGGCTCTGGCGGTGCCGGCGACCGGCTTCGGGATGGCGCCGACACTGATCGCGCTCTTCCTCTATGGCCTGCTGCCGATCTTCGAGAATACCGTAGCCGGGCTGCAGCAAGTACCGGCATCCCTGCTTGAGGCCGCAGACGGGATGGGCATGAGCCCGCGCCAACGGCTTTTTTCGGTCGAGCTGCCGTTGGCCATGCCTCTCATACTGGAAGGATTGAAGGTCGCGACCGTCATCAACATCGGTACGGCAACAATTGGCTCGACTGTCGCCGCCAAGGGGCTGGGCGAGGTGATCATTGCCGGGCTGATTTCCGACAACACCGCCTTTATCCTGCAGGGTGGGCTGATCGTCGGGTTGATGGCCGTATTGATCTATGATGCGATGGCGCAGTTGGAACGGCTGCTCGCCCGACGAACTGGCCTGCGTACGGCGTAA
- a CDS encoding ABC transporter ATP-binding protein, with product MIEFRDVTKQYGDATVVDDVSMTVTKGSVTVVVGTSGSGKSTLLRMVNRLVPMTSGQILVGGRDIVTVPVTELRRRIGYAIQGHGLFPHRTVAQNIATVPQLLGWDKPRIDRRVEELLSLFRLDAAIFAGKYPHQLSGGQQQRVGVARALAAEPEVLLMDEPFGALDPVIRGKAQDDLLAIQKQFGTTIILVTHDMDEAFHLGDRIAVMSEGKLLQCASPETILTEPADSFVEQLTGTSDKALKLMAMLPLKAGMEPAKAGLGFDLPETLNLRDALSEMIWQGIDEASIRDENENPVGSISMQRLLQLGKRA from the coding sequence ATGATCGAATTTCGCGACGTGACGAAGCAATATGGCGACGCCACTGTTGTCGACGATGTCAGCATGACGGTCACCAAGGGCTCGGTGACCGTCGTCGTCGGCACCTCCGGCTCAGGCAAATCGACACTGCTGCGGATGGTGAACCGGCTGGTGCCGATGACAAGCGGCCAGATCCTGGTTGGCGGCAGGGATATCGTTACCGTGCCGGTGACCGAACTTAGGCGGCGGATCGGTTACGCCATTCAAGGCCACGGTCTGTTTCCCCATCGCACGGTGGCTCAGAACATCGCGACCGTGCCGCAGTTGCTTGGCTGGGACAAGCCGCGCATCGATCGCCGGGTAGAGGAACTGCTGTCGCTGTTCCGCCTGGACGCAGCGATCTTCGCCGGCAAATATCCGCATCAGCTGTCGGGCGGCCAGCAGCAGCGCGTCGGCGTCGCCCGCGCTCTTGCGGCAGAACCGGAGGTGCTGCTGATGGACGAGCCGTTCGGAGCTCTCGACCCCGTCATCCGCGGCAAGGCCCAGGACGATCTGCTGGCGATCCAGAAACAATTTGGCACGACCATCATTCTTGTCACCCACGATATGGACGAAGCCTTCCACCTTGGCGACCGCATCGCAGTGATGAGCGAAGGCAAGCTGCTGCAGTGCGCCTCGCCCGAGACTATTCTGACCGAGCCAGCCGACAGCTTCGTGGAGCAACTCACCGGGACTTCCGACAAGGCATTGAAGCTGATGGCCATGCTGCCGTTGAAAGCCGGCATGGAGCCGGCAAAGGCAGGTCTTGGCTTTGACCTTCCGGAGACCCTGAACTTGCGCGACGCGCTGTCGGAAATGATCTGGCAGGGGATAGACGAGGCTTCCATCCGCGACGAGAACGAGAACCCGGTAGGCTCGATCTCGATGCAGCGACTGCTACAATTGGGCAAGCGCGCATGA
- a CDS encoding ABC transporter permease, producing MDDGYRVRGADRLGIVLVTVGLLATATMPLIIAKANRIAAGKPLALTQLLGQPVVLALLVLLLGTGLAAVFVRNAPLRLVIATFCLATLLLAIGLVSTASTPIGSASARITPGGTFWVLLAVVGLVISDALVKLQLTPWMRVASLLFYAALLAAFLFSGSLDSLSIMKEFAIRSEQFWGEAVIHVFLAFGSVIIAILLALPLGILCFWVPRLRAIVLQVLSMVQTIPSLALFGLLMLPLGYIATHVPGAADLGIRGIGAAPALIALILYSLLPVVANTVVGLEGVDPAVRDAAAGMGLTRLQILFRIDLPLAFPVILTGIRIVLVQAIGLVTVAALIGGGGFGLFIFQGLGQTAMDLVLLGAVPTVFLAFSSAVVLDAVIDTIRGRRA from the coding sequence ATGGATGATGGGTACAGGGTCCGTGGAGCGGATCGTCTCGGCATTGTACTTGTAACCGTCGGCCTTCTGGCAACGGCAACGATGCCGCTTATCATTGCCAAAGCCAACCGGATTGCCGCGGGCAAGCCGCTGGCCCTAACTCAGCTTCTTGGTCAGCCCGTCGTGCTGGCGCTGCTGGTATTGCTGCTGGGCACCGGACTTGCCGCCGTGTTTGTCCGAAATGCACCCCTGCGCCTTGTAATCGCGACATTCTGCCTTGCCACCCTGCTGCTTGCCATCGGCCTTGTATCGACTGCTTCCACGCCTATTGGCAGCGCGTCTGCTCGCATCACGCCTGGCGGCACGTTCTGGGTGCTTCTCGCCGTGGTGGGGCTGGTTATTTCGGACGCGCTGGTGAAGCTGCAGCTCACGCCCTGGATGCGGGTGGCATCGCTGCTGTTCTACGCGGCGCTCCTCGCGGCGTTTCTCTTTTCCGGCAGTCTCGACAGCCTGTCGATCATGAAGGAATTTGCTATTCGCTCCGAACAGTTCTGGGGCGAGGCAGTAATCCATGTTTTTCTCGCCTTCGGTTCGGTCATCATCGCCATCCTCCTCGCCTTGCCGCTCGGCATCCTCTGCTTCTGGGTGCCGAGGCTGAGGGCAATCGTGCTTCAGGTGCTGAGCATGGTACAGACCATCCCCAGCCTCGCCCTGTTCGGGTTGCTGATGCTGCCGCTCGGCTACATCGCAACCCACGTGCCTGGCGCCGCTGATCTCGGCATCCGCGGTATCGGTGCCGCGCCGGCGCTGATCGCGCTGATCCTCTATTCGTTGCTGCCGGTTGTCGCCAATACGGTCGTTGGCCTCGAGGGAGTCGATCCAGCCGTGCGCGATGCGGCAGCAGGCATGGGACTAACGCGGCTGCAGATCCTGTTCCGCATCGACCTGCCGCTTGCCTTTCCCGTCATCCTCACCGGCATCCGCATCGTTCTGGTCCAGGCAATCGGACTGGTGACCGTGGCAGCGCTTATCGGCGGCGGCGGTTTCGGACTGTTCATCTTCCAGGGACTGGGCCAGACCGCGATGGATCTGGTGCTGCTCGGCGCCGTACCGACCGTATTTCTGGCATTTTCATCGGCTGTCGTTCTCGACGCCGTCATCGACACCATCCGGGGACGCCGCGCATGA
- the osmF gene encoding glycine betaine ABC transporter substrate-binding protein OsmF has translation MLKTLTVAASLAAFIATGASAADVVVSSKIDTEGTLLGNIILLSLNAAGIKAQDRIALGTTPVLRKAITSGEIDIYAEYTGNAGFFFNKADDAAWKSSDAGYALAKKLDYDANKIVWLTPSPANNTWAVAVRNDVASPNKLKTMSDFGKWISGGGKVKLAASSEFVNSAAALPAFQTTYGFKISPDQTIVLSGGDTAATIKAAADQTNGVNTAMVYGTDGAIEAAELTVMEDDKGVQPVYAPTPIVREAVLKANPKIEEVLAPIFKSLTAEELRTLNGRIQVDGEPAKAVAQSYLKDKGFLK, from the coding sequence ATGCTGAAAACACTTACCGTCGCCGCCTCGCTTGCGGCCTTCATCGCCACCGGCGCCAGTGCCGCAGATGTCGTCGTCTCGTCGAAGATCGACACCGAGGGCACGCTGCTCGGCAACATCATCCTGCTGTCGCTGAACGCTGCCGGAATCAAGGCGCAGGACCGCATCGCGCTCGGCACCACGCCGGTTCTGCGCAAGGCGATCACCTCAGGCGAAATCGACATCTATGCCGAATACACTGGCAATGCAGGCTTTTTCTTCAACAAAGCGGATGACGCGGCCTGGAAGAGCAGCGACGCTGGCTACGCTCTTGCCAAGAAGCTCGACTACGACGCCAACAAGATCGTCTGGCTGACACCATCGCCTGCCAACAACACCTGGGCGGTGGCCGTGCGCAACGACGTGGCGAGCCCCAACAAGCTGAAGACCATGTCGGATTTCGGCAAGTGGATCTCGGGTGGCGGCAAGGTCAAGCTGGCGGCATCTTCAGAGTTCGTCAATTCAGCGGCAGCGCTTCCGGCCTTCCAGACGACCTACGGCTTCAAGATCAGCCCTGACCAGACGATCGTTCTCTCCGGCGGCGATACAGCGGCCACTATCAAGGCCGCCGCCGACCAGACCAATGGCGTCAACACCGCCATGGTCTACGGCACGGACGGTGCTATCGAGGCTGCAGAACTCACCGTCATGGAAGACGACAAGGGGGTGCAACCGGTCTATGCACCGACGCCCATTGTCCGCGAGGCAGTCTTGAAGGCCAACCCGAAGATCGAAGAAGTGCTAGCCCCGATCTTCAAGAGCCTGACTGCCGAGGAACTGCGGACCCTCAACGGCCGCATCCAGGTAGACGGCGAGCCGGCCAAGGCGGTTGCCCAGTCCTACCTGAAAGACAAGGGCTTCCTGAAATAA
- the ppk2 gene encoding polyphosphate kinase 2, which translates to MSDQEDQLRRIKDEIADSFDEELELQMEEDRLDELVAEGMVEPAEVTLERKVYFRELFRLQHELVRLQDWVQYKKLKVAVIFEGRDSAGKGGAIKRVTQRLNPRVCRTVALPAPTERERNQWYFQRYVAHLPTAGEMVLFDRSWYNRAGVERVMGFCTADELEEFFRSVPEFERMLVRSGIILIKYWFSITDEEQEFRFKMRIHDPLKQWKLSPMDMESRIHWEEYTKAKEDMLNRTHSDTAPWWVVQAVDKKRARLNCIAHLLNQIPYEDVPKPEVELPGRIRHEDYSRSPVPPEMHVPEIY; encoded by the coding sequence ATGTCCGATCAGGAAGACCAGCTTCGCCGCATCAAGGATGAAATTGCCGACAGCTTCGACGAAGAGCTGGAGTTGCAGATGGAGGAAGACCGGCTCGACGAGCTGGTTGCCGAAGGCATGGTCGAGCCGGCGGAAGTGACGCTGGAGCGCAAGGTCTATTTCCGGGAGCTATTCCGGCTGCAGCATGAACTGGTCCGCCTGCAGGACTGGGTCCAATATAAGAAGCTGAAGGTCGCAGTGATTTTCGAAGGACGTGATTCGGCAGGCAAGGGTGGCGCCATCAAGCGCGTCACGCAGCGCCTCAACCCACGTGTCTGCCGTACGGTCGCCCTGCCCGCCCCGACAGAGCGCGAGCGCAATCAATGGTATTTCCAGCGCTACGTCGCGCATCTTCCTACTGCCGGGGAAATGGTGCTCTTCGACCGCAGCTGGTACAACCGCGCGGGTGTCGAACGCGTCATGGGCTTTTGCACTGCGGACGAGCTGGAAGAATTTTTCCGGTCTGTACCCGAATTCGAGCGTATGCTCGTCCGCTCGGGCATTATCCTGATCAAATACTGGTTCTCGATCACCGACGAGGAACAGGAATTCCGGTTCAAGATGCGCATCCACGATCCGCTGAAGCAATGGAAGCTTTCACCGATGGACATGGAAAGTCGCATCCACTGGGAAGAGTACACCAAGGCCAAGGAAGACATGCTGAACCGCACCCACAGCGATACGGCGCCTTGGTGGGTTGTGCAGGCCGTGGACAAGAAGAGGGCTCGCCTCAACTGCATCGCCCACCTACTGAACCAGATCCCCTATGAGGATGTTCCGAAACCAGAAGTTGAGTTGCCCGGCCGCATCCGCCATGAGGACTACAGCCGTTCGCCGGTGCCGCCGGAAATGCACGTGCCGGAAATCTACTGA